In Pomacea canaliculata isolate SZHN2017 linkage group LG12, ASM307304v1, whole genome shotgun sequence, a single genomic region encodes these proteins:
- the LOC112577045 gene encoding uncharacterized protein LOC112577045, producing the protein MRFVLALGILVALAAAQTMSPAQMMHVMSLLTEIKKLIPSNWRVESHHGGDHHLFLFIDDNPEERICYVVTISHSWDSLLSNHNTLLQIAEEMSDFAKNAPEVVAPLENRNLIDTYQDFQAARECQGHATYVVRYVPSALGSSA; encoded by the exons ATGAGGTTCGTTCTTGCTTTAGGGATTCTGGTCGCCCTTGCTGCG GCCCAGACCATGTCACCTGCACAGATGATGCACGTCATGTCCCTGCTCACCGAGATCAAGAAACTCATTCCCAGCAACTGGAGAGTGGAAAGTCATCATGGAGGG GACCATCACCTCTTCCTATTCATCGACGACAACCCAGAGGAGAGGATTTGTTATGTGGTGACCATCAGCCATTCTTGGGATTCTTTGCTAAGCAATCATAACACCCTGCTACAGATTGCG GAGGAAATGAGCGATTTTGCCAAGAATGCCCCAGAAGTAGTTGCTCCTCTTGAAAACCGTAACCTCATCGACACGTACCAAGACTTCCAGGCGGCGCGTGAGTGCCAAGGGCATGCAACCTACGTCGTGCGATACGTCCCCTCCGCTTTGGGTTCATCTGCGTGA
- the LOC112553403 gene encoding uncharacterized protein LOC112553403 — MKWFILCFVVVALAQRGRIDELLQQLRELLDRMPGTGTGTGTVNGTNVTDSGSIDTYHGWRIEDHHAGTQHLLLFIKDQPVTAKLCYLIIVSHSWDHLLEEQASINKITEEIYAIIRNPSHSQIEIPPQELADTYQDFEGAQDCRGHQTYQIYYSPSFLTTAAP, encoded by the exons ATGAAGTGGTTTATTCTGTGCTTCGTTGTTGTCGCTCTG GCGCAGCGTGGGAGGATCGACGAGCTTCTGCAGCAGTTGAGGGAGCTGCTGGACCGCATGCCTGGCACTGGCACCGGAACTGGCACAGTCAATGGCACCAACGTCACCGACAGCGGTTCCATTGACACTTACCACGGGTGGAGGATAGAAGATCATCATGCCGGG ACTCAGCATCTTCTCCTCTTCATCAAAGACCAGCCAGTGACGGCTAAACTGTGTTACTTAATAATCGTCTCCCACAGTTGGGACCACTTGTTGGAAGAGCAAGCCAGCATCAACAAGATCACG GAAGAGATTTACGCCATAATCCGCAACCCGAGCCACAGTCAGATTGAGATCCCACCCCAGGAGCTGGCGGACACGTACCAGGACTTTGAGGGGGCCCAGGACTGCCGTGGTCACCAGACCTACCAGATCTACtactctccctccttcctgACGACAGCAGCGCCATAA
- the LOC112553220 gene encoding membrane-associated transporter protein-like, whose amino-acid sequence MVSLSSGEAAQQPAPYPLSKRVLLCLVMVALESFINFEEIYMLAMLQRVQVPTIFVSTPGTFSSAIGVFVIPLIGWASDRFLCCPSLGQKRPFAVLTLFISVVGLCLTLAVNVLTLYTPPTPGNVTTTASLDHVDNQSLFLTLPTVGRYNINDHVPDALPISGSGSTNLSVPLSAEVINSSTYANSTQTIDSSNTNFISALGILGILGFTVADHGYDSSSSTTKAYILAVTPPSQHSSLLVTATLGGAIGGCITSMLGFVELSGIFPSSLGDAILDHGAAQCLVQNVVLLLSVLIFGFCSLATGSEAVQKKKTEHSSLTSATTAPHSETNFSKAEPVAPNVLSESGDQGRPSLLVSSDKQNLSSRSTKKLKRPSSQLETAKSFWKRHRKMVFLCNMTFFSLAANYAYFVYVTNYVAEVIYGGDPYGSSDSSEYALYVEGVHMGSLGMLAFYCLYVVFNIFHDRILKIVKMRSEYLLACIVCGGITLTLAFTSNIVVFFVNAVTFAVFRSVVYTIPFILANSYTHQESQRLTNEKDGPHHLSTGSAMAAVSAMIPASYFLVSLCMGPLMELTGNPAIPIIIAGCMCLMAFLSAFFVSFV is encoded by the exons ATGGTTTCTCTCTCATCTGGCGAAGCGGCCCAGCAGCCCGCTCCGTACCCGTTGTCCAAGCGCGTGCTTCTGTGCCTGGTGATGGTGGCTTTGGAGTCGTTCATCAACTTCGAGGAGATCTACATGCTCGCAATGCTCCAGCGTGTCCAGGTGCCGACCATCTTTGTGTCTACACCTGGAACTTTCTCCAGCGCCATCGGTGTCTTCGTCATCCCGCTCATTGGCTGGGCCAGTGACAG GTTTTTGTGCTGTCCATCTCTCGGTCAGAAGCGTCCTTTTGCTGTTCTCACCCTTTTCATCAGCGTCGTCGGTTTGTGCTTGACACTCGCTGTCAACGTCCTCACGCTGTACACGCCTCCAACACCAGGAAACGTAACAACCACTGCATCGCTTGACCACGTCGACAATCAGTCTCTGTTCCTAACCTTACCCACAGTCGGTCGTTATAACATCAACGATCATGTGCCAGATGCTCTTCCGATCTCTGGTTCAGGAAGCACTAACCTCAGTGTACCACTCAGTGCCGAGGTAATAAATTCAAGCACGTACGCCAACAGTACGCAAACGATTGATTCTTCAAACACAAACTTCATCTCAGCTCTGGGAATTCTCGGCATCCTGGGTTTCACCGTGGCAGACCACGGCTATGACTCCAGTTCGTCCACTACTAAAGCTTACATACTGGCCGTCACCCCTCCTTCCCAGCATTCATCTCTTCTGGTGACGGCGACCCTCGGAGGCGCCATCGGGGGCTGCATCACGTCCATGCTGGGGTTCGTGGAGCTGAGCGGGATCTTCCCTTCCTCCCTCGGCGACGCCATCTTAGATCACGGCGCGGCGCAGTGTCTCGTCCAGAATGTCGTACTACTTCTCTCTGTCCTCATCTTCGGCTTCTGCAGCTTGGCAACTGGTTCAGAAGCCGTCCAGAAGAAAAAGACCGAGCACTCGAGCTTGACCAGCGCCACCACTGCTCCACACTCAGAGACCAACTTCTCCAAAGCCGAACCCGTTGCCCCCAACGTCCTGTCAGAGTCAGGTGATCAGGGTCGCCCTTCTCTTCTGGTCAGCAGCGACAAGCAAAATCTCTCCAGCAGGTCAACGAAAAAGCTTAAAAGACCCTCTTCTCAGCTTGAGACTGCAAAGAGCTTTTGGAAAAGACATAGAAAAATGGTTTTTCTTTGCAATATGACATTCTTTAGTCTGGCAGCTAACTACGCCTACTTTGTCTACGTAACCAATTATGTAGCAGAAGTCATATACGGTGGTGACCCCTATGGATCGTCAGACAGCTCTGAGTATGCACTGTATGTAGAAGGAGTCCACATGGGATCTTTGGGAATGTTGGCTTTTTACTGTCTATACGTAGTCTTCAATATTTTCCATGACAGGATTCTGAAAATAGTCA AAATGAGGTCAGAGTACCTCCTGGCTTGTATAGTCTGCGGAGGTATAACTCTGACCTTAGCCTTCACCAGCAACATCGTCGTCTTCTTCGTCAACGCCGTCACCTTCGCTGTGTTCCGGTCCGTGGTGTACACGATTCCTTTCATTCTGGCCAACAGCTACACGCACCAAGAG AGTCAGAGACTGACCAACGAGAAGGATGGTCCTCATCACCTGTCCACGGGCTCTGCCATGGCGGCGGTGTCAGCCATGATTCCTGCCAGTTATTTCTTGGTCAGTCTGTGCATGGGTCCCCTCATGGAGTTGACAGGGAATCCGGCCATCCCTATAATCATTGCTGGGTGTATGTGTCTTATGGCTTTCCTTTCTgcattctttgtttcttttgtttga
- the LOC112553221 gene encoding uncharacterized protein LOC112553221, which translates to MLGFQLWSTNRDDHFGRVQQRLKMSRKSESDLHRVEDRDVEDLPGEDFHRKLFESLDAACKETGQIIHDVHKDKHFAADYELVMPRVQQAALRCTATMEKAESLCRAMEHRIVALHAESQELEAREELLRQEQDAVSTRGHELYWRGNCREMERNLGESFIARERCLSVEGARSFRDEVSEKLLRTADLLRVAELRTCSLDSQLHATMKLMGQTLEKWRMARGEWVDALDNLTQLQRDKILEWLTSSEPRSEAQQQLGEQTVDYLYLLQQERHLAGSGVAERAGHVHFQRLPRLRSRLQPQAAEAV; encoded by the exons ATGCTGGGATTTCAGCTGTGGAGTACCAACAGAGACGACCATTTTGGAAGAGTTCAGCAGAGGCTGAAAATG AGTCGAAAATCAGAGAGTGACTTACACAGAGTGGAGGACCGTGACGTCGAAGACCTGCCGGGAGAAGATTTTCACCGGAAGTTGTTTGAATCGTTGGATGCTGCGTGCAAAGAAACTGGACAG ATCATTCATGACGTGCATAAGGACAAGCACTTCGCGGCGGACTACGAACTGGTTATGCCGCGCGTCCAGCAGGCGGCGCTGCGCTGCACTGCTACGATGGAGAAAGCGGAGTCCTTGTGCCGCGCCATGGAGCACCGCATCGTCGCCCTGCATGCCGAGAGCCAGGAACTAGAAGCCCGGGAGGAGCTGCTGCGGCAGGAACAAG ATGCTGTGTCGACCCGCGGCCACGAGTTGTATTGGAGGGGCAATTGTCGAGAGATGGAGCGCAACCTGGGGGAAAGCTTTATCGCCAGAGAACGTTGTTTGAGTGTGGAGGGCGCCAGAAGCTTCAGAG ATGAAGTTTCCGAGAAGCTGCTCCGAACGGCAGACTTGCTGCGGGTTGCTGAACTTCGTACCTGCAGCTTGGACAGTCAACTTCACGCCACCATG AAACTGATGGGACAGACCCTGGAGAAGTGGAGGATGGCACGAGGCGAGTGGGTGGATGCGCTGGACAACCTTACCCAGCTGCAACGGGACAAGATCTTGGAGTGGCTGACAAGTTCAG AGCCCCGTTCAGAAGCACAGCAACAGTTGGGCGAGCAGACTGTAGACTACCTTTACCTGCTGCAACAGGAGCGCCACCTGGCCGGTTCAG GTGTTGCAGAGCGCGCTGGGCATGTGCACTTTCAACGTCTCCCTCGACTTCGATCGCGCCTCCAGCCTCAAGCAGCAGAAGCAGTTTGA